The proteins below come from a single Caulobacter flavus genomic window:
- a CDS encoding type II 3-dehydroquinate dehydratase, protein MVKPIHVLSGPNLNLLGTREPEIYGKDTLDDVRVRCEARAAARGLSVVFRQSNHEGVLIDWVQEARTEASALVINPAGYGHTSIALLDALKTLNIPVIECHLSNPAAREEFRRHTFVSLAATGLVSGFGAASYELAIEAAAGLISVD, encoded by the coding sequence ATGGTCAAACCGATCCATGTGCTGAGCGGGCCCAATCTCAACCTGTTGGGAACGCGGGAGCCCGAGATCTACGGCAAGGACACCCTGGATGACGTGCGTGTGCGCTGCGAAGCGCGGGCCGCGGCCAGGGGGCTTTCCGTCGTGTTCCGGCAGAGCAATCACGAAGGCGTGCTGATCGACTGGGTGCAGGAAGCCCGCACCGAGGCCAGCGCGCTCGTGATCAATCCGGCGGGTTATGGACATACCTCCATCGCCCTCCTCGACGCCTTGAAGACCTTGAATATCCCGGTCATCGAGTGTCACCTGTCGAACCCTGCGGCGCGGGAGGAGTTCCGCCGCCACACCTTCGTTTCGCTCGCGGCGACCGGCCTGGTCTCCGGCTTCGGCGCCGCGAGCTATGAACTGGCCATCGAGGCCGCCGCCGGACTGATCAGCGTCGACTGA
- the thiS gene encoding sulfur carrier protein ThiS encodes MRLLLNGEDRQFDGVASIADLVAALGLDARKVAVERNLEIAPRSLYADTALADGDRIEIVTFIGGG; translated from the coding sequence ATGAGACTTCTACTGAACGGCGAAGACCGCCAATTCGACGGCGTCGCCAGCATCGCGGACCTGGTGGCCGCCCTGGGCCTGGACGCGCGCAAGGTGGCCGTCGAACGCAATCTCGAGATCGCCCCGCGCTCGCTGTACGCCGACACCGCTCTGGCCGACGGCGACCGCATCGAGATCGTGACGTTCATCGGTGGCGGGTGA
- a CDS encoding thiazole synthase has product MNAHVSPESAAPAAPADETWTVAGRTFRSRLIVGTGKYKDYATNAAAARAAGAEIVTVAVRRVNLTDPSQPLLVDYIKPTEFTYLPNTAGCFTGEDAVRTLRLAREAGGWDLVKLEVLSDPKTLFPDMEETLRSLKLLVSDGFQVMVYCSDDPVYAKKLEEAGAVAIMPLGAPIGSGLGIQNRVNLRIIVENAKVPVLVDAGVGTASDAAIGMELGCDAILMNTAIAEAKDPIRMAKAMKHAVIAGREAYLAGRMQKRLYADPSSPLAGLI; this is encoded by the coding sequence ATGAACGCGCACGTTTCCCCCGAATCCGCCGCGCCGGCCGCCCCCGCCGACGAAACCTGGACCGTCGCTGGTCGCACCTTCCGCTCGCGCCTGATCGTGGGCACGGGCAAGTACAAGGACTACGCGACCAACGCCGCCGCCGCCCGCGCGGCCGGCGCCGAGATCGTCACCGTGGCCGTGCGCCGCGTGAACCTGACCGATCCGAGCCAGCCGCTGCTGGTCGACTACATCAAGCCGACCGAGTTCACCTATCTTCCGAACACGGCGGGCTGCTTTACGGGTGAGGACGCCGTGCGCACCCTGCGCCTGGCCCGCGAGGCCGGCGGCTGGGACCTGGTGAAGCTGGAGGTCCTCAGCGACCCCAAGACCCTGTTCCCGGACATGGAAGAGACCCTGCGCTCGCTGAAGCTGCTGGTCTCGGACGGATTCCAGGTGATGGTCTACTGCTCGGACGACCCGGTCTACGCCAAGAAACTTGAAGAGGCCGGCGCGGTGGCGATCATGCCGCTGGGCGCGCCGATCGGCTCGGGCCTGGGCATCCAGAACCGCGTCAACCTGCGGATCATCGTCGAGAACGCCAAGGTTCCCGTGCTGGTCGACGCCGGCGTCGGCACGGCCTCGGACGCGGCCATCGGCATGGAGCTGGGCTGCGACGCCATCCTGATGAACACCGCCATCGCCGAGGCCAAGGACCCGATCCGCATGGCCAAGGCCATGAAGCACGCGGTCATCGCCGGCCGCGAGGCCTATCTGGCCGGCCGGATGCAGAAGCGGCTCTACGCCGATCCCAGCTCGCCGCTGGCGGGGCTGATCTAG
- a CDS encoding DsbA family protein: MPLRRPLALAAAAIVLTTGMAACSQPKSDEAFGKKVRAYLLENPEVLIEVSAKLQEKQLAEAASKSQGAIAKHRQAIERDPRDFVANPNGTITVTEFFDYKCGYCKIAAPQVVEIIEKNPDVRFVFKEFVIFGRESELAARMAIGAQAQGKTLPVYKGMMAEKSLDEAAIARIAKAAGVDVEKARAAGASAAVTQQLQDVTGLAQALHIEGTPAFVVGDKMIPGADMQALKLAIEEARIAAKKKG; encoded by the coding sequence ATGCCCCTTCGCCGCCCCCTCGCCCTGGCCGCCGCCGCCATCGTCCTGACGACCGGCATGGCCGCCTGCAGCCAGCCCAAAAGCGACGAGGCGTTCGGCAAGAAGGTCCGCGCCTACCTGCTGGAAAATCCCGAGGTGCTGATCGAGGTCAGCGCCAAGCTGCAGGAAAAGCAGCTGGCCGAAGCCGCCTCCAAGTCGCAGGGCGCGATCGCCAAGCACCGCCAGGCCATCGAGCGTGATCCGCGCGACTTCGTGGCCAATCCGAACGGCACGATCACCGTCACCGAGTTCTTCGACTACAAGTGCGGCTACTGCAAGATCGCCGCGCCGCAGGTGGTCGAGATCATCGAGAAGAACCCCGACGTTCGCTTCGTCTTCAAGGAATTCGTGATCTTCGGTCGCGAGTCCGAACTGGCCGCCCGCATGGCCATCGGCGCCCAGGCCCAGGGCAAGACCCTGCCGGTCTACAAGGGCATGATGGCCGAGAAGAGCCTGGACGAAGCCGCCATCGCCCGCATCGCCAAGGCCGCCGGCGTCGACGTCGAGAAGGCCCGCGCCGCCGGCGCCTCGGCCGCCGTCACCCAGCAGCTGCAGGACGTCACCGGCCTGGCCCAGGCCCTGCACATCGAAGGCACCCCGGCCTTCGTCGTTGGCGACAAGATGATCCCCGGCGCCGACATGCAGGCCCTCAAGCTGGCCATCGAGGAAGCCCGCATCGCCGCCAAGAAGAAGGGCTGA
- a CDS encoding M48 family metalloprotease, whose amino-acid sequence MTSRKRTVGKTFGAGLSALALLASVAAPIAAQAQGLSLIRDTEIEEILHRDSDPIYAAAGLDPKTVRILLVGDKELNAFATQGLMMGLNTGLILQTETPNQLKGVIAHETGHLAGAHPLRSDEMMKAGLKPMILTMGLGVLAALAGAPDAGAVLMGNASYFGTLGALGYSREQESRADQAGANFLEATGQSGRGLVEFFDNFRYQEVFDQSRRFAYFRSHPLSSDRIEALRAKVERLPHYDAVDTPDELAEHEIMKAKLEGFINPQTALIKYRETDRSFPARYARSIAYYQMKEPDRALKILDDLIAENEKNPYLWELKGQILFEFNRVAQAEEPQRRSVALKPDAALLRINLGQTLIGLDDPKKIEEGVGELKRALVNEGDNAVAWRLLAQAYDKQGKDGEARLATAEQYFNLGAVQEARVFAMRARELLKKDTPDWRRATDIVLASRPSDQDLKALAKEGLTASNP is encoded by the coding sequence ATGACGTCCCGCAAGAGGACCGTCGGCAAGACGTTCGGCGCCGGCCTTTCCGCCCTCGCCCTGCTGGCCTCCGTGGCGGCCCCCATCGCGGCCCAGGCCCAGGGCCTGTCGCTGATCCGCGACACCGAGATCGAAGAGATCCTGCACCGCGATTCCGACCCGATCTACGCGGCGGCGGGCCTTGATCCCAAGACCGTGCGCATCCTGCTGGTCGGCGACAAGGAACTGAACGCCTTCGCCACCCAGGGCCTGATGATGGGCCTCAACACCGGCCTGATCCTGCAGACCGAGACCCCCAACCAGCTCAAGGGCGTCATCGCCCACGAAACCGGCCACCTCGCCGGCGCCCACCCGCTGCGCTCCGACGAGATGATGAAGGCCGGCCTCAAGCCGATGATCCTGACGATGGGCTTGGGCGTCCTGGCCGCCCTGGCCGGCGCGCCCGACGCCGGCGCGGTGCTGATGGGCAACGCCAGCTATTTCGGCACCTTGGGCGCGCTGGGCTACAGCCGCGAGCAGGAATCGCGCGCCGACCAGGCCGGCGCCAACTTCCTGGAGGCCACCGGCCAGTCGGGCCGCGGCCTCGTCGAGTTCTTCGACAACTTCCGCTACCAGGAGGTCTTCGACCAGTCGCGGCGCTTCGCCTACTTCCGCAGCCACCCGCTGTCGTCCGACCGCATCGAGGCCCTGCGGGCCAAGGTCGAGCGCCTGCCGCACTACGACGCCGTCGACACGCCCGACGAACTGGCCGAGCACGAGATCATGAAGGCCAAGCTGGAGGGGTTCATCAATCCCCAGACGGCCCTGATCAAGTATCGCGAGACCGATCGCAGCTTCCCCGCGCGCTACGCCCGCTCGATCGCCTACTACCAGATGAAGGAGCCCGACCGGGCCCTGAAGATCCTCGACGACCTGATCGCCGAGAACGAGAAGAACCCCTATCTCTGGGAGCTCAAGGGCCAGATCCTGTTCGAGTTCAACCGCGTGGCCCAGGCCGAGGAGCCCCAGCGCCGCTCCGTGGCGCTCAAGCCCGACGCGGCCCTGCTGCGCATCAATCTGGGCCAGACCCTGATCGGCCTGGACGATCCCAAGAAGATCGAGGAAGGCGTCGGCGAGCTGAAGCGGGCCCTGGTCAACGAGGGCGACAACGCCGTCGCCTGGCGCCTGCTGGCCCAGGCCTACGACAAGCAGGGCAAGGACGGCGAGGCCCGCCTGGCCACCGCCGAGCAGTACTTCAACCTGGGCGCGGTGCAGGAAGCCCGCGTGTTCGCCATGCGCGCCCGCGAACTGCTCAAGAAGGACACGCCCGACTGGCGGCGCGCCACCGACATCGTGCTGGCCTCCCGCCCCAGCGACCAGGACCTCAAGGCCCTGGCCAAGGAAGGCCTGACGGCGTCCAATCCCTGA
- a CDS encoding Rne/Rng family ribonuclease, which translates to MSKKMLIDAAHAEETRVVVVDGSRVEEFDFESQTRKQLRGNIYLAKVTRVEPSLQAAFIEYGGNRHGFLAFNEIHPDYYQIPVADREALMRDDSHDDEDDTPVSRRATGGEDEDDANDHAIDDEEDDVEEELARRKRRLMRKYKIQEVIRRRQIMLVQVVKEERGNKGAALTTYLSLAGRYGVLMPNTARGGGISRKITAVTDRKRLKSVVQSLDVPQGMGLIVRTAGAKRTKAEVKRDYEYLLRLWENIRDNTLHSVAPALIYEEEDLVKRAIRDMYDKDLDGIWVEGEAGYREARDFMRMLMPSQAKKVFPYREPTPLFVKNRIEDHLAQIYSPVVPLRSGGYLVINQTEALVAIDVNSGKATRERNIEATALKTNIEAAEEAARQLRLRDLAGLIVIDFIDMDEGKNNRTVEKVLKDALKDDRARIQMGKISGFGLMEISRQRRRTGVLEGTTHVCEHCEGTGRVRSVESSALAALRGVEVEALKGSGAVTLKVSRAVGIYILNEKRAYLQRLQLNHGVFVTVLVDDGLRQAEHEIERTELGDRIAPPAIAYEPDPVFDEVFDDEDEDEEEEIVSDEGDEDEDEDEAPRKARSDDDRGGRRNKRRRRGRRDEEAAEETSEDGEAAEFDAEGDADGDDEESRRRRRRRGRRGGRRGGREDGDRAADVYVWNRPRVPFGDNPYVWHDPEALEARGGEGRRDRGERPERAERPERQERPEAAERPERAERPERRERRRGGRDRQPAAETPIAPVVVEDVAPLVLEPPVIEGPPADVWVELPTPEEAAPAKKPRRSRSRSRKAAETEVEAVQAETAEAIEAAAAPAEALAEVVAETAPIVAADVEIAPEPAPEPVVEAAPAPVEAVVEAEPAPVPAEPDPNEISAPPAQPKRGWWRRG; encoded by the coding sequence ATGTCGAAGAAGATGTTGATCGACGCCGCCCACGCCGAAGAGACGCGTGTGGTGGTCGTGGACGGTTCGCGGGTTGAAGAATTCGATTTCGAGAGCCAGACCCGCAAACAACTTCGTGGAAATATCTATCTCGCCAAGGTGACCCGCGTTGAACCCAGCCTCCAGGCTGCGTTCATCGAGTACGGCGGCAACCGCCACGGTTTCCTCGCCTTCAACGAGATCCACCCGGACTACTACCAGATCCCGGTCGCCGATCGCGAAGCGCTGATGCGCGATGATTCGCACGACGACGAGGACGACACCCCCGTCTCGCGCCGCGCCACCGGCGGCGAGGACGAGGACGACGCCAACGACCACGCCATCGACGACGAGGAAGACGACGTCGAAGAGGAACTGGCGCGCCGCAAGCGCCGCCTGATGCGCAAGTACAAGATCCAGGAAGTGATCCGCCGCCGGCAGATCATGCTGGTCCAGGTCGTCAAGGAAGAGCGCGGCAACAAGGGCGCGGCCCTGACCACCTACCTGTCGCTGGCCGGCCGCTACGGCGTCCTGATGCCCAACACCGCCCGCGGCGGCGGCATCAGCCGCAAGATCACCGCGGTGACCGACCGCAAGCGTCTCAAGAGCGTGGTGCAGAGCCTGGACGTGCCGCAGGGCATGGGCCTGATCGTCCGCACGGCCGGCGCCAAGCGCACCAAGGCCGAGGTCAAGCGCGACTACGAATACCTGCTGCGTCTGTGGGAGAACATCCGCGACAACACGCTGCACTCGGTGGCGCCGGCGCTGATCTACGAGGAAGAAGACCTCGTCAAGCGCGCCATCCGCGACATGTACGACAAGGACCTGGACGGCATCTGGGTCGAGGGCGAGGCCGGCTACCGCGAAGCGCGCGACTTCATGCGCATGCTGATGCCCAGCCAGGCCAAGAAGGTCTTCCCGTATCGCGAGCCCACGCCGCTGTTCGTCAAGAACCGCATCGAAGACCACCTGGCGCAGATCTACTCGCCGGTCGTGCCGCTGCGTTCGGGCGGCTATCTGGTGATCAACCAGACCGAGGCCCTGGTCGCCATCGACGTCAACTCGGGCAAGGCCACGCGCGAGCGCAACATCGAGGCCACGGCCCTCAAGACCAACATCGAGGCCGCCGAGGAAGCCGCTCGCCAGCTGCGCCTGCGCGACCTGGCCGGCCTGATCGTCATCGACTTCATCGACATGGATGAAGGCAAGAACAACCGCACGGTCGAGAAGGTCCTCAAGGACGCCCTCAAGGACGACCGCGCCCGCATCCAGATGGGCAAGATCTCCGGCTTCGGCCTGATGGAGATCAGCCGCCAGCGCCGCCGCACCGGCGTGCTGGAAGGCACCACCCACGTCTGCGAGCACTGCGAAGGCACCGGCCGCGTCCGCTCGGTCGAATCGAGCGCCCTGGCCGCCCTGCGCGGCGTCGAGGTCGAGGCCCTGAAGGGCAGCGGCGCCGTGACCCTGAAGGTCAGCCGCGCCGTCGGCATCTACATCCTCAACGAAAAGCGCGCCTACCTGCAGCGCCTGCAGCTGAACCACGGCGTGTTCGTCACCGTGCTGGTCGACGACGGCCTGCGCCAGGCCGAGCACGAGATCGAGCGCACCGAGCTTGGCGACCGCATCGCGCCGCCGGCGATCGCCTACGAGCCCGATCCGGTGTTCGACGAGGTCTTCGACGACGAGGACGAAGACGAGGAAGAAGAAATCGTCTCCGACGAAGGCGACGAGGACGAAGACGAGGACGAAGCGCCCCGCAAGGCTCGCTCGGACGACGATCGCGGCGGTCGCCGCAACAAGCGTCGCCGTCGCGGCCGTCGCGACGAGGAAGCCGCCGAAGAGACCTCGGAAGACGGCGAAGCCGCCGAGTTCGACGCTGAAGGCGACGCCGACGGCGACGACGAGGAATCGCGCCGCCGCCGCCGCCGCCGGGGCCGTCGCGGCGGTCGCCGCGGTGGCCGCGAGGACGGCGATCGCGCCGCCGACGTCTATGTCTGGAACCGTCCGCGCGTTCCGTTCGGCGACAACCCGTATGTCTGGCACGATCCGGAAGCCCTCGAGGCCCGTGGCGGCGAAGGCCGTCGCGATCGCGGCGAGCGTCCGGAGCGCGCCGAGCGTCCCGAACGTCAGGAACGCCCGGAGGCCGCCGAACGTCCGGAACGCGCCGAGCGTCCGGAGCGCCGCGAGCGCCGTCGCGGCGGTCGTGACCGCCAGCCGGCCGCCGAGACCCCGATCGCTCCGGTCGTGGTCGAGGACGTCGCCCCGCTGGTGCTCGAGCCGCCGGTGATCGAAGGCCCGCCCGCCGACGTCTGGGTCGAACTGCCGACGCCGGAAGAGGCCGCCCCGGCCAAGAAGCCGCGCCGCAGCCGCAGCCGCAGCCGCAAGGCCGCCGAGACCGAGGTCGAAGCCGTCCAGGCCGAGACGGCCGAAGCGATCGAAGCCGCCGCCGCGCCCGCCGAGGCCCTGGCCGAAGTGGTCGCCGAGACCGCGCCGATCGTCGCCGCCGACGTCGAGATCGCCCCGGAACCGGCTCCCGAACCCGTCGTCGAAGCCGCTCCGGCGCCGGTGGAAGCCGTCGTCGAAGCCGAGCCCGCGCCGGTCCCGGCCGAGCCCGATCCGAACGAGATCAGCGCTCCGCCCGCCCAGCCCAAGCGCGGCTGGTGGCGTCGCGGCTGA
- a CDS encoding N-acetylmuramoyl-L-alanine amidase family protein, translating into MRKVVIGAARTGWAKAALIVGALALAGVAVATVQGPAPAAGVQKVRFGGDRAETRVVIDLDRAAVGKLIGDGAAASRVVVGLPNVTVSGDLQGAGHGLVDRWVIDEAAGGARLSLDLSSKAVVKRRFLLPPADGATAFRYVIDLAAADPASAGAAVMRPTTVSTPAKPATLKLKKTIVIDAGHGGKDPGSAGANTNEKDVTLAAAKALKSKLEKSGRFNVVLTRDTDTFIPLESRVQIARRADADLFISLHADSGPDVGTRGASVYTLSEKGAERAARVLEKDDWLMKASLPGRDRAVGQILLDLSQRATKNRSAAFAETLLEKVGDETVLLRRSHRDAGFIVLLAPDVPAVLLEMGFMTNLEDEKLLKSPAGRERLMNAVASSIETYFAAQTRISAR; encoded by the coding sequence ATGCGTAAGGTCGTCATCGGAGCAGCGAGAACGGGTTGGGCGAAGGCGGCGCTGATCGTCGGCGCCCTGGCGCTCGCCGGTGTCGCCGTGGCCACCGTGCAGGGGCCCGCGCCCGCCGCCGGCGTCCAGAAGGTCCGCTTCGGCGGCGACCGCGCCGAGACCCGAGTCGTCATCGACCTGGACCGCGCGGCCGTCGGCAAGCTGATCGGCGACGGCGCCGCGGCCAGCCGAGTCGTCGTGGGCCTGCCCAACGTGACGGTTTCCGGCGACCTGCAGGGCGCCGGCCATGGCCTGGTCGACCGCTGGGTCATCGACGAGGCCGCCGGCGGGGCGCGCCTGTCCCTCGATCTTTCCTCCAAGGCCGTGGTCAAGCGCCGCTTCCTGCTGCCGCCGGCCGACGGCGCGACCGCCTTCCGCTACGTGATCGACCTGGCCGCCGCCGATCCGGCTTCGGCCGGGGCCGCCGTCATGCGCCCGACCACCGTTTCGACCCCGGCCAAGCCCGCGACGCTGAAGCTGAAGAAGACGATCGTCATCGACGCCGGCCACGGCGGCAAGGATCCCGGCTCGGCCGGCGCCAACACCAACGAGAAGGACGTCACCCTGGCCGCGGCCAAGGCGCTGAAGAGCAAGCTGGAGAAGTCCGGCCGCTTCAACGTCGTGCTGACCCGCGACACCGACACCTTCATTCCCCTGGAATCGCGCGTGCAGATCGCCCGCCGCGCCGACGCGGACCTGTTCATCTCGCTGCACGCCGACTCGGGTCCCGACGTCGGCACCCGCGGCGCCAGCGTCTACACCCTGTCGGAAAAGGGCGCCGAGCGCGCCGCCCGGGTGCTGGAAAAGGACGACTGGCTGATGAAGGCCAGCCTGCCGGGCCGCGACCGCGCCGTGGGTCAGATCCTGCTGGACCTGTCGCAGCGCGCCACCAAGAACCGTTCGGCCGCCTTCGCCGAGACCCTGCTGGAAAAGGTGGGCGACGAGACCGTGCTGCTGCGCCGCAGCCACCGCGACGCCGGCTTCATCGTGCTGCTGGCCCCCGACGTGCCGGCGGTGCTGCTCGAAATGGGCTTCATGACCAATCTCGAGGACGAGAAGCTGCTGAAGAGCCCGGCCGGCCGCGAGCGGCTGATGAACGCGGTGGCCAGCTCCATTGAAACCTACTTCGCCGCCCAGACACGGATCAGCGCTCGCTGA
- a CDS encoding penicillin-binding protein 1A, with the protein MDLKPAERWIAIAGVAVLSTIAVAGFAIAIYAAWLFHDMPDAGELQDYRPPTATRVYAWDGTLIGEYSKERRIFVPYDQIPPQLAQAFMAAEDRNFFKHGGVDVGGFSRAMLKNVGNAMRGRRLEGGSTITQQVAKNVLLTSDATVGRKFKEAILARRLEQSLDKQQILELYLNEIWLGYRSFGVGSAAYNYFGKSLPELSLSEAAYLAALPKGPDNYHPIRNKAKAIARRNWILDQMADLGWVSRAEAEKAKAEDLVVQPAPKRAAYADADYFVEEVRQRGTATLGDRISEGGYYMRTTLDPTLQTAARASLMDGLEKYDRRHGWRGAWGHVESLEGDWRKAVQAKRPPSERRGWRAAVITSAGGGVRLVKDEGQGSLTGEDVAWAKAGKGLKVGDLVFVEQVGETSSYRLKQIPAVNGALVAIEPYTGRVVALVGGYSYSLSNFNRATQAMRQPGSSFKPFVYATALENGYTPASVILDSAITFKGANGQDWSPENYEKKFYGALPLRKGLERSVNAMTVRLAQGVGMKKIIEMSKKTGVTRDMAPVLAMALGAGETTPFKITAAYAPFANGGRRIEPHLIELVQDREGKVIFRADKRDCPRCTAGFNGDESPRVTAPGEQVMDPVTAYQITSMLQGVVQRGTAASVSQLGYPLAGKTGTTNEYRSAWFIGYSPDLIVGVFVGFDDNRSLGAGETGSQDAVPVFIDFMKVALKDKPKTDFKPPKTAKFAMVRGIREAFRPGTEPKVATPAPTGGPISYGDAWPNGVPTGQPSPSEPQPRPQPKQPDISGLY; encoded by the coding sequence GTGGACTTGAAGCCCGCCGAAAGATGGATCGCCATAGCCGGCGTCGCGGTGCTGTCGACGATCGCGGTGGCGGGTTTCGCCATCGCCATCTACGCCGCGTGGCTGTTCCACGACATGCCCGACGCCGGCGAACTGCAGGACTATCGTCCGCCCACGGCCACGCGCGTCTATGCCTGGGACGGCACCTTGATCGGCGAATATTCCAAGGAACGCCGGATCTTCGTGCCCTACGACCAGATCCCGCCGCAGCTGGCCCAGGCCTTCATGGCCGCCGAGGACCGCAACTTCTTCAAGCACGGCGGCGTCGACGTCGGCGGCTTCTCGCGCGCCATGCTCAAGAACGTCGGCAACGCCATGCGCGGCCGTCGCCTGGAAGGCGGCTCGACGATCACCCAGCAGGTGGCCAAGAACGTCCTGCTGACCAGCGACGCCACGGTGGGCCGCAAGTTCAAGGAAGCGATCCTGGCGCGGCGCCTGGAGCAGTCGCTCGACAAGCAGCAGATCCTCGAGCTGTACCTCAACGAAATCTGGCTGGGCTATCGCTCGTTCGGGGTCGGCTCTGCGGCCTACAACTATTTCGGCAAGTCGCTGCCCGAGCTTTCGCTGTCGGAGGCGGCCTATCTGGCGGCCCTGCCCAAGGGGCCGGACAACTACCACCCGATCCGCAACAAGGCCAAGGCGATCGCCCGCCGCAACTGGATCCTCGACCAGATGGCCGACCTGGGCTGGGTCAGCCGCGCGGAAGCCGAAAAGGCCAAGGCCGAGGACCTGGTCGTGCAGCCGGCGCCCAAGCGGGCTGCCTATGCCGACGCCGACTACTTCGTCGAGGAAGTGCGCCAGCGCGGCACCGCCACCCTGGGCGACCGGATCAGCGAGGGCGGCTACTACATGCGCACCACGCTGGATCCGACGCTGCAGACGGCGGCGCGGGCCTCGCTGATGGACGGCCTGGAGAAGTACGACCGCCGCCACGGCTGGCGCGGCGCGTGGGGGCATGTCGAGAGCCTGGAAGGCGACTGGCGGAAGGCCGTCCAGGCCAAGCGTCCGCCGTCGGAACGGCGCGGCTGGCGCGCGGCGGTGATCACCTCGGCCGGCGGCGGCGTGCGCCTGGTCAAGGACGAAGGGCAGGGCAGCCTGACCGGCGAGGATGTCGCCTGGGCCAAGGCCGGCAAGGGCCTGAAGGTCGGCGACCTGGTGTTCGTCGAGCAGGTGGGCGAAACCTCGTCCTACCGCCTCAAGCAGATTCCGGCCGTCAACGGCGCCCTGGTGGCCATCGAGCCCTATACCGGCCGCGTGGTGGCCCTGGTGGGCGGCTATTCCTACTCGCTGTCGAACTTCAACCGGGCGACCCAGGCGATGCGCCAGCCTGGCTCGTCGTTCAAGCCGTTCGTCTACGCCACCGCGCTGGAGAACGGCTACACGCCGGCCAGCGTGATCCTGGACAGCGCCATCACCTTCAAGGGCGCCAACGGCCAGGACTGGAGCCCCGAGAACTACGAGAAGAAGTTCTACGGCGCCCTGCCGCTGCGCAAGGGCCTGGAGCGGTCGGTCAACGCCATGACCGTGCGCCTGGCCCAGGGCGTGGGCATGAAGAAGATCATCGAGATGTCCAAGAAGACCGGCGTGACGCGCGACATGGCGCCCGTGCTGGCCATGGCGCTCGGAGCCGGCGAGACCACGCCGTTCAAGATCACGGCGGCCTACGCCCCGTTCGCCAACGGCGGCCGCCGCATCGAGCCGCACCTGATCGAGCTGGTGCAGGACCGCGAGGGCAAGGTGATCTTCCGCGCCGACAAGCGCGACTGCCCGCGCTGCACCGCCGGCTTCAACGGCGACGAGAGCCCGCGCGTCACCGCGCCGGGCGAGCAGGTGATGGACCCGGTCACGGCCTATCAGATCACCTCGATGCTGCAGGGCGTGGTCCAGCGCGGCACGGCCGCCTCGGTCAGCCAGCTGGGCTATCCGCTGGCGGGCAAGACCGGCACCACCAACGAGTACCGCAGCGCCTGGTTCATCGGCTATTCGCCCGACCTGATCGTCGGCGTGTTCGTCGGCTTCGACGACAACCGCTCGCTGGGCGCGGGCGAGACGGGCTCGCAGGACGCCGTGCCGGTGTTCATCGACTTCATGAAGGTGGCGCTGAAGGACAAGCCGAAGACCGACTTCAAGCCGCCCAAGACCGCCAAGTTCGCCATGGTGCGCGGCATCCGCGAGGCCTTCCGCCCGGGCACCGAGCCCAAGGTCGCCACGCCCGCGCCGACCGGCGGGCCGATCTCGTACGGCGACGCCTGGCCCAACGGCGTGCCGACCGGCCAGCCTTCGCCGTCGGAGCCGCAGCCCAGGCCGCAACCCAAGCAGCCCGACATCAGCGGGCTTTACTAG